One window of Cryobacterium arcticum genomic DNA carries:
- a CDS encoding glycoside hydrolase family 3 protein, translated as MTITTPDAAVTDPTAVRLAALLDQLTLEEKVLLLTGRDFWTTAPIEKIGLRRILVSDGPSGVRGEVWDERSPSLNLPSSTALGAAWDPAIARRYGNVAAVEARRKGVDVVLGPTINLHRSPLGGRHFEAFSEDPHLTAKLAAAYVEGVQENGVGATPKHYIANDFETDRFTADVVVSDRALRELYLLAFEEAITEAHAWLVMSSYNSVNGATVTENALLETPLNSEWGFDGVVISDWTAVRSVNSARFSQDLVMPGPAGPWGDALVAAVTAGEVDEAAIDRKVLRLLTLAARVGALEGFEPAVAAPVVVEDGIRFAKEAEIAGSVLVRNTGELPWVADTLTKVAVIGHNARFARTQGGGSATVLPERVVTPIDGLITALPNAEVTYSVGAVVQEGIAELPLGTIVNPHTDEPGARVRFLDADGTELFAEDRRATALVWFGGDAPISASAVLEFSTRYTPEETGEVLLGFAGAGNGRIYVDGALLHEEHVIPEGTDLGAAFLSPPSASVAVQVTAGESLDLVVEYDIDPEGALMGALSITIGIEPDQSNPDALIAEAVAAAAAADVVVLVVGTNSKVESEGYDRSDLDLPGRQDDLVRAVAAANPRTVVVVNSGSPVLMPWRDDVAAILLSWFGGQEYGDAVAAILLGEAEPGGRLPTTWPATLEDVPVLDVTPENGIVRYDEGIHIGYRAWLKAGTEPAYEFGHGLGYTTWSLDDLTVDGSSLPAVGATTVTVTLSNTGERAGKQVVQVYASRADSTIDRPVRWLVGFAAVFAAAGESVSVDIQVPERAFADWQDGWHYETGSYLFEVGTSVTELPLSASIVLN; from the coding sequence ATGACGATCACCACCCCCGACGCCGCTGTCACCGACCCCACCGCTGTGCGCCTCGCGGCCCTGCTCGACCAGCTCACCCTGGAAGAGAAGGTGCTGCTGCTCACCGGCCGCGACTTCTGGACCACCGCGCCGATCGAGAAGATCGGCCTCCGCCGCATCCTGGTCTCCGACGGCCCGAGCGGCGTGCGTGGCGAGGTCTGGGATGAGCGTTCCCCGTCGCTGAACCTGCCGTCGTCGACGGCGCTCGGCGCCGCCTGGGACCCGGCCATCGCCCGCCGGTACGGCAACGTCGCCGCCGTCGAGGCCCGCCGCAAGGGCGTGGACGTGGTGCTCGGCCCGACCATCAACCTGCACCGCTCCCCGCTCGGCGGCCGCCACTTCGAGGCGTTCAGCGAAGACCCGCACCTCACTGCCAAGCTCGCCGCCGCCTATGTGGAGGGTGTGCAGGAGAACGGGGTGGGCGCCACCCCGAAGCACTATATCGCCAACGACTTCGAGACCGACCGGTTCACCGCGGACGTCGTCGTGTCTGACCGCGCGCTGCGCGAGCTGTACTTGCTCGCCTTCGAAGAGGCCATCACCGAGGCCCACGCCTGGCTCGTGATGAGCTCCTACAACTCCGTCAACGGCGCCACCGTTACCGAGAACGCCCTGCTCGAGACCCCGCTGAACTCCGAATGGGGCTTCGACGGTGTCGTGATCAGCGACTGGACCGCGGTGCGCAGCGTCAACAGCGCCCGCTTCTCGCAAGACCTGGTCATGCCCGGCCCGGCCGGCCCCTGGGGCGACGCCCTGGTGGCCGCCGTCACCGCCGGCGAGGTGGATGAGGCCGCGATCGACCGCAAGGTGCTGCGGCTGCTTACCCTGGCCGCCCGGGTGGGCGCGCTCGAGGGCTTCGAGCCGGCCGTCGCCGCGCCCGTGGTCGTCGAAGACGGCATCCGCTTCGCCAAGGAGGCCGAGATCGCTGGCAGCGTGCTGGTGCGGAACACCGGGGAGCTGCCCTGGGTCGCCGATACGCTGACGAAAGTGGCCGTGATCGGGCACAACGCCCGGTTCGCCCGCACCCAGGGCGGCGGCAGCGCCACCGTGCTGCCTGAGCGCGTGGTCACGCCGATCGACGGTCTGATCACCGCGCTGCCGAACGCGGAGGTGACCTACTCGGTGGGCGCCGTGGTGCAGGAAGGTATCGCCGAACTGCCGCTCGGCACCATCGTCAACCCGCACACCGACGAACCCGGCGCCCGGGTGCGTTTCCTGGACGCCGACGGCACCGAGCTGTTCGCCGAGGACCGCCGCGCCACCGCACTCGTGTGGTTCGGCGGCGACGCCCCGATCTCGGCATCCGCGGTGCTCGAATTCAGCACCCGCTACACGCCGGAGGAGACCGGCGAGGTGCTGCTCGGCTTCGCCGGTGCCGGCAATGGCCGCATCTACGTGGACGGCGCCCTGCTGCACGAGGAGCACGTGATCCCGGAGGGCACCGACCTGGGCGCCGCGTTCCTGTCGCCGCCCTCGGCGTCGGTGGCCGTGCAGGTGACTGCGGGCGAGTCGCTCGACCTCGTCGTGGAGTACGACATCGACCCGGAGGGCGCCCTGATGGGCGCGCTGTCGATCACCATCGGCATCGAACCCGACCAGTCCAACCCGGATGCGCTCATCGCGGAGGCCGTGGCCGCCGCGGCCGCCGCCGACGTGGTGGTGCTCGTCGTGGGCACCAACTCCAAGGTGGAGTCGGAGGGCTACGACCGTTCAGACCTCGACCTGCCCGGCCGACAAGACGACCTCGTGCGCGCCGTCGCCGCGGCCAACCCGCGCACCGTCGTGGTGGTCAACTCCGGCTCGCCGGTGCTGATGCCGTGGCGGGACGACGTGGCCGCGATCCTGCTCAGCTGGTTCGGTGGCCAAGAGTACGGCGACGCCGTCGCCGCGATCCTGCTCGGCGAGGCCGAGCCCGGCGGCCGCCTGCCCACGACCTGGCCGGCGACCCTCGAGGATGTGCCGGTGCTTGACGTCACCCCGGAGAACGGGATCGTGCGCTACGACGAGGGCATCCACATCGGCTACCGCGCCTGGCTGAAGGCCGGCACCGAGCCGGCCTACGAATTCGGCCACGGCCTGGGCTACACCACCTGGTCGCTCGACGACCTCACGGTGGACGGGTCCTCGCTGCCGGCCGTCGGCGCCACGACGGTGACGGTCACCCTCAGCAACACCGGCGAGCGGGCCGGCAAGCAGGTCGTGCAGGTCTACGCGTCCCGTGCCGACTCCACGATCGACCGCCCGGTGCGTTGGCTGGTCGGCTTCGCCGCCGTCTTCGCGGCCGCCGGCGAAAGCGTGAGCGTCGACATCCAGGTGCCGGAGCGCGCGTTCGCCGACTGGCAGGACGGCTGGCACTACGAGACCGGCTCGTACCTGTTCGAGGTGGGTACGAGCGTGACCGAGCTGCCGCTGTCGGCCTCGATCGTGCTGAACTGA